Proteins found in one Choristoneura fumiferana chromosome 16, NRCan_CFum_1, whole genome shotgun sequence genomic segment:
- the Mocs1 gene encoding LOW QUALITY PROTEIN: molybdenum cofactor synthesis 1 (The sequence of the model RefSeq protein was modified relative to this genomic sequence to represent the inferred CDS: inserted 1 base in 1 codon), which yields MLRRGLSRPFRLARRLSDAAGGGTAAAAAAAPEPPEWAREPLMDLHGRRHDYLRVSLTERCNLRCQYCMPAEGVPLSARGALLTRAELARLVRVLAALGVRKVRLTGGEPTLRPDLPLIIEELSRVAGISSVAMTTNGVVLTRALPALQRAGLTALNVSLDSLRGARYERLARRPAXPRVLAGLDLALQLGYSPLKINTVLMRGVNDDEILDFVEYTRDRDVEVRFIEFMPFSGNAWDDSRLLPYREALRVITNKYPELRACAPRPNDTARVWQAPGHVGRVGFIASMTQQFCASCNRLRLTADGNLKVCLFGNAEVSLRDALRGGAGDAELARLVRGALRNKRPQHAGMQNLARMENRPMVLIGG from the exons ATGCTGCGGCGGGGTCTCTCGCGGCCGTTCAGGCTGGCGCGGCGGCTCAGCGAtgcggcgggcggcggg acggcggcggcggcggcggcggcaccgGAGCCGCCGGAGTGGGCGCGCGAGCCGCTCATGGACCTGCACGGACGCCGCCACGACTACCTGCGCGTGTCGCTCACGGAGCGCTGCAACCTGCGAT GCCAGTACTGCATGCCGGCGGAGGGCGTGCCGCTGTCGGCGCGGGGGGCGCTGCTGACGCGAGCGGAGCTGGCGCGGCTGGTGCGCGTGCTGGCCGCGCTCGGCGTGCGCAAGGTGCGCCTCACCGGCGGAGAGCCCACGCTGCGGCCCGACCTGCCGCTCATCATCG AGGAGCTGTCTCGTGTGGCGGGCATCTCGAGCGTGGCGATGACGACCAACGGCGTGGTGCTGACGCGCGCGCTGCCGGCGCTGCAGCGCGCGGGGCTGACGGCGCTGAACGTGTCGCTGGACTCCCTGCGCGGCGCGCGCTACGAGCGGCTGGCGCGGCGGCCCG TGCCGCGCGTGCTGGCCGGCCTCGACCTCGCGCTGCAGCTCGGCTACAGTCCGCTCAAGATCAACACCGTGCTCATGAGAG GTGTCAACGATGACGAGATCCTCGATTTCGTGGAGTACACGCGCGACCGCGACGTCGAAGTGAG GTTTATCGAGTTCATGCCGTTTTCGGGCAACGCGTGGGACGACTCGCGCCTGCTGCCGTACCGCGAGGCGCTGCGCGTGATCACCAACAAGTACCCGGAGCTGCGCGCCTGCGCACCGCGCCCCAACGACACCGCCCGG GTGTGGCAGGCGCCGGGCCACGTGGGCCGCGTCGGGTTCATCGCTTCCATGACGCAGCAGTTCTGCGCCTCCTGCAACCGGCTGCGGCTCACGGCCGACGGGAACCTCAAG GTGTGCCTGTTCGGCAACGCGGAGGTGTCGCTGCGGGACGCgctgcgcggcggcgcgggcgacgCGGAGCTGGCGCGGCTGGTGCGCGGCGCGCTGCGCAACAAGCGGCCGCAGCACGCCG GCATGCAGAACCTGGCGCGCATGGAGAACCGGCCGATGGTGCTCATAGGTGGCTAG
- the LOC141436609 gene encoding cyclic pyranopterin monophosphate synthase-like: MVDVGGKPVTARAAAAECRLEASARLLELLRAGALAKGDALAVARVAGVMAAKRTASLIPLCHQLPLECARVSLVLERSAVLVRCEVAARARTGAEMEALAGCAGAALTLYDMGKAVDKDMRITDLRVVSKTGGKSDYPPPAPAPPPPPEPPADAAEPARPADRPEETFAPINFANL; this comes from the coding sequence ATGGTGGACGTGGGTGGCAAGCCGGTGACGGCGCgcgcggcagccgccgagtgcCGGCTGGAGGCGAGCGCGCGGCTGCTGGAGCTGCTGCGGGCGGGCGCGCTGGCCAAGGGCGACGCGCTGGCGGTGGCGCGCGTGGCCGGCGTGATGGCCGCCAAGCGCACGGCGTCGCTGATCCCGCTGTGCCACCAGCTGCCGCTGgagtgtgcgcgcgtgtcgctggTGCTGGAGCGAAGCGCGGTGCTGGTGCGGTGCGAggtggcggcgcgggcgcgcacGGGCGCCGAGATGGAGGCGCTggcgggctgcgcgggcgcggcgctcaCGCTCTACGACATGGGCAAGGCCGTCGACAAGGACATGCGCATCACGGACCTGCGCGTGGTCAGCAAGACGGGCGGCAAGTCCGACtacccgccgcccgcgcccgcgcccccgcccccgcccgaGCCGCCCGCCGACGCCGCCGAGCCCGCCAGGCCTGCCGACCGACCCGAGGAGACTTTCGCTCCGATCAACTTTGCCAATTTGTGA
- the Pfdn2 gene encoding prefoldin 2 encodes MAKPASKAGKKSSEEVFAGFQALRAEQRQLASKISELEMDLNEHKIVLETLRGVEGSRRCFRLVGGVLLERTVEGALPELQANLSRLPAALAALHDQLARKGQAINDYIETHDIRLQRGAASAPAPDQPDQPAHPPKANVLVPSA; translated from the exons ATGGCTAAGCCTGCAAGCAAGGCAGGCAAGAAGTCGAGCGAGGAGGTATTCGCCGGGTTCCAGGCGCTGCGCGCTGAGCAGCGCCAGCTCGCCAGCAAGATCTCCGAGCTGGAGATGGACCTCAACGAGCACAA GATAGTGTTGGAGACGCTGCGCGGCGTGGAGGGGTCGCGGCGCTGCTTCCGGCTGGTGGGCGGCGTGCTGCTGGAGCGCACGGTGGAGGGCGCGCTGCCCGAGCTGCAGGCCAACCTGTCGCGCCTGCCGGCCGCGCTGGCGGCGCTGCACGACCAGCTGGCGCGCAAGGGACAGGCCATCAACGACTACATCGAGACGCACGACATCCGCCTGCAGCGCGGCGCCGcctccgcgcccgcgcccgacCAGCCCGACCAGCCCGCGCACCCGCCCAAGGCCAACGTGCTCGTGCCCAGCGCCTAA